A single genomic interval of Christensenellaceae bacterium 44-20 harbors:
- the radC gene encoding DNA repair protein RadC — MSLHDGHRDRMRDRFLQTGFEGMEDHEALELILYYFFPRINTNTIAHRLIETFGSFYGVLSANPLDIEKVEGMGRKSAVLLGVIAEAGRKYFSESKSAMRLPTLRAAAEYICPLMYGLANERFYLFCLNSNFTLVHREKVGEGSIDSVPVYTRRIAEIALRHSASYVILSHNHPGGDPRPSKKDISITLEIIGALRPLGIGICDHIIVADKAYYSFLDKGNHIHTLESRGMAVAAEDSLSYLQLMSPEKQDEE, encoded by the coding sequence ATGAGTTTACACGACGGGCATCGGGATAGAATGCGGGATCGCTTTTTGCAGACGGGGTTTGAAGGGATGGAGGATCATGAAGCGCTGGAGCTCATTTTATACTACTTCTTTCCCCGCATCAATACCAACACCATCGCGCACCGCCTGATTGAGACCTTCGGCTCTTTTTACGGTGTGCTCTCGGCAAACCCGCTGGATATCGAGAAAGTGGAGGGCATGGGCAGAAAATCTGCCGTGCTGCTGGGCGTCATCGCCGAGGCCGGGCGCAAATATTTTTCCGAATCCAAAAGCGCAATGCGGCTGCCCACGCTGCGCGCCGCCGCGGAATATATCTGCCCGCTCATGTATGGCCTGGCAAACGAGCGCTTCTATCTCTTCTGCCTCAATTCCAATTTCACGCTGGTGCACCGCGAGAAGGTGGGCGAAGGCAGCATCGACAGCGTGCCCGTCTATACCCGGCGCATCGCGGAGATCGCGCTTCGGCATTCGGCCTCGTATGTCATCCTATCGCATAACCACCCAGGCGGCGATCCCCGCCCCAGTAAGAAGGATATTTCCATCACTTTGGAGATCATCGGCGCGCTTCGGCCGCTGGGCATCGGCATCTGCGATCATATCATCGTCGCCGACAAGGCATACTACAGCTTTCTGGACAAGGGCAACCATATCCACACGCTGGAAAGCCGTGGCATGGCCGTCGCGGCGGAAGACAGCCTGAGCTATTTGCAGCTCATGTCTCCCGAAAAGCAGGATGAAGAGTAG
- a CDS encoding Tim44-like domain-containing protein — protein MKGKAWLFAAVMLLAVLAVGTVFAKEAPGGEILPVDAGNYNDYGGGGDWGGSDWGGGSDWGSSWDDDWDSDYTGSGGGFYFFSGNAGAIAVIVFIALLICVSALKNKNSRGRAGTGGSYRGAVPQVLDHTQEIERAILAVDPLFNKEKFLAWSKEVYVTLQQAWMERDWSKIRPFEQEELFAQHQKLLQEYLDQGRINVMERINVNQAFLQKYERDPQYEYLTVYLQARMRDYIIDEKTRQVLMGNPNVDCYMQYLMKFTRKNGVKTDPAAASNIIACPHCGAPTQITSAGKCEYCGFIVTTGDYDWVLCDMQAVKPGVIVDNSGVILRDNQ, from the coding sequence ATGAAGGGAAAGGCATGGCTGTTTGCGGCCGTGATGCTGCTTGCGGTGCTGGCAGTTGGCACTGTTTTTGCCAAAGAAGCGCCGGGCGGCGAAATCCTGCCGGTAGATGCCGGCAATTACAATGACTACGGCGGCGGGGGCGACTGGGGCGGCAGTGATTGGGGCGGCGGAAGCGACTGGGGCAGCAGCTGGGACGACGACTGGGACAGCGATTATACCGGCTCTGGCGGCGGGTTTTATTTTTTCAGCGGGAATGCCGGCGCGATTGCAGTGATCGTTTTCATCGCTTTGCTCATCTGCGTTTCTGCCCTGAAAAATAAAAACAGCCGGGGCAGAGCGGGAACGGGCGGCAGCTACCGCGGCGCGGTGCCGCAGGTTCTGGATCATACGCAGGAAATTGAGCGGGCCATTTTAGCCGTGGATCCGCTCTTTAACAAAGAGAAGTTCCTGGCCTGGAGCAAGGAGGTCTACGTTACCTTGCAGCAGGCATGGATGGAGCGGGATTGGTCCAAAATCCGCCCGTTTGAGCAGGAAGAGCTCTTTGCCCAGCATCAGAAGCTATTGCAGGAATATCTCGATCAGGGCCGCATCAACGTGATGGAGCGCATCAACGTCAACCAGGCGTTTTTGCAGAAATATGAGAGAGACCCGCAGTATGAATATCTGACGGTCTATCTGCAGGCGCGGATGCGGGATTACATCATCGATGAAAAGACGCGGCAGGTTCTGATGGGCAATCCCAACGTCGATTGCTATATGCAGTATCTGATGAAATTTACACGCAAAAACGGCGTCAAGACAGACCCAGCCGCGGCCAGCAATATCATCGCCTGCCCGCATTGCGGAGCGCCCACGCAGATTACCAGCGCGGGAAAATGTGAATACTGCGGCTTTATCGTAACCACCGGGGATTACGACTGGGTGCTCTGCGATATGCAGGCGGTGAAGCCCGGCGTGATTGTGGATAACAGCGGCGTCATACTGCGGGATAATCAGTAA
- a CDS encoding alanine--tRNA ligase — MKTLTSNELRKLYLEFFKSKGHAVIPSASLIPENDPTVLFTTAGMHPLVPYLLGEKHPAGTRLTDVQKCVRTGDIDEVGDASHCTFFEMLGNWSLGDYFKKEAISWSFEFLTGEQWLGIPKEKLYFTCFAGDENAPRDEESFGYWREQGVAEDHIFFLPKEHNWWGPAGVTGPCGPDTEMFIDTGKPACGPDCSPACSCGKYLEIWNDVFMQYNKKEDGTFEPLAHKNVDTGMGLDRTICILQGKKSVYDTDVFSGILAKIAELSGKEYGSDEETTRAFRIVADHIRCATFMMGDEKGITPSNTDQGYILRRLIRRAIRFAGRLGIEEGKLHLIAEQVIGQYGEVYPELRANRERILSELNLEEERFQKTIKQGMKEFEKLATYLKEPVIPGKSAFRLYDTFGFPIEFTEELAAERGFQVDREGYEAAFKKHQELSHAGAEQRFKGGLADTGVQTARLHTATHLLLAGLKKILSPDIQQRGSNITAERLRFDFNFPRPVTKEELAQVEAFVNQAISEDVPVVCQEMSVEQAKQEGATGIFESKYGDVVKVYTVEGWSKEICGGPHASHTGELGRFKIKKEQSSSAGVRRIKAVLEGQEE, encoded by the coding sequence GTGAAAACATTAACGAGCAATGAGCTGAGAAAGCTGTATCTGGAATTTTTTAAGAGCAAGGGCCATGCCGTCATCCCGTCGGCGTCACTCATCCCCGAAAACGACCCGACCGTGCTCTTCACCACCGCGGGCATGCATCCGCTGGTTCCCTATCTGCTGGGCGAGAAGCACCCGGCCGGAACGCGGCTGACGGACGTTCAGAAATGTGTGCGCACGGGCGATATTGACGAAGTCGGCGATGCTTCGCACTGCACGTTCTTCGAGATGCTGGGCAACTGGTCGCTGGGGGATTATTTCAAAAAAGAGGCGATTTCCTGGAGCTTTGAGTTTCTGACGGGCGAGCAGTGGCTGGGCATTCCCAAGGAAAAGCTGTATTTTACCTGCTTTGCCGGCGATGAAAATGCGCCCAGAGACGAGGAATCCTTCGGCTACTGGCGCGAGCAGGGCGTGGCGGAGGATCACATCTTCTTCCTGCCCAAAGAGCACAACTGGTGGGGGCCGGCCGGCGTAACCGGGCCGTGCGGGCCGGATACCGAGATGTTCATCGATACGGGCAAGCCTGCCTGCGGGCCGGATTGCAGCCCGGCATGCAGCTGCGGCAAGTATCTGGAGATCTGGAACGACGTGTTCATGCAGTATAACAAGAAAGAGGACGGCACGTTCGAGCCTCTGGCGCATAAAAACGTGGATACGGGCATGGGGCTGGATCGGACGATCTGCATTTTGCAGGGCAAAAAATCCGTCTACGATACGGATGTCTTCAGCGGCATTCTGGCCAAAATTGCAGAGCTTTCGGGCAAGGAATACGGCAGCGACGAGGAGACGACCAGGGCGTTCCGCATCGTGGCCGACCATATCCGCTGTGCGACGTTCATGATGGGCGATGAAAAGGGCATCACGCCTTCCAACACGGATCAGGGCTATATCCTGCGCCGCCTCATCCGCCGGGCCATCCGCTTTGCCGGCCGCCTGGGCATCGAGGAGGGCAAGCTGCATCTCATCGCAGAGCAGGTGATTGGCCAGTACGGCGAGGTTTATCCCGAGCTTCGGGCCAACCGGGAGCGCATCCTCTCCGAGCTGAACCTGGAGGAGGAGCGTTTCCAGAAGACCATCAAGCAGGGCATGAAGGAGTTTGAGAAGCTGGCGACGTATCTCAAAGAGCCGGTCATTCCGGGCAAGAGCGCGTTCCGCCTTTACGACACCTTCGGCTTCCCCATCGAGTTTACTGAGGAGCTGGCGGCTGAGCGCGGCTTCCAGGTGGATCGGGAAGGATACGAGGCGGCGTTTAAAAAGCACCAGGAGCTCTCTCACGCGGGCGCAGAGCAGCGCTTCAAGGGCGGCCTGGCGGATACCGGCGTTCAGACGGCGCGCCTGCATACCGCGACGCACCTGCTGCTGGCCGGCCTCAAGAAGATTCTCTCTCCGGATATTCAGCAGCGCGGCAGCAACATCACAGCCGAGCGTCTGCGCTTCGATTTCAACTTCCCTCGCCCGGTAACCAAAGAGGAGCTGGCGCAGGTGGAGGCGTTTGTCAACCAGGCCATCAGCGAGGATGTGCCCGTCGTCTGCCAGGAGATGAGCGTGGAGCAGGCTAAGCAGGAGGGCGCGACAGGCATCTTTGAATCCAAATACGGCGATGTCGTCAAGGTATATACGGTGGAGGGCTGGAGCAAGGAGATTTGCGGCGGCCCGCACGCTTCGCATACCGGCGAGCTGGGGCGCTTCAAAATTAAGAAAGAGCAGAGCTCTTCGGCTGGCGTGCGCCGGATTAAGGCCGTGTTGGAAGGGCAGGAGGAATAA
- the pepV gene encoding dipeptidase PepV, whose product MIQFPVEKVRGQMCADLGGLVAIESLKGAPEPGKPFGSGPYDALCYMLEKAEGMGFETKNLEGHIGYAQAGGGAQTLGILAHLDVVPPGDGWESEPFSLCIKGERLYGRGTADDKGPAIAALYALKLVKDAGYRLKRTVRIYFGCDEESGWGDIAYLKQHEPDPELVISPDGGFPIVNREKGLLELRLSRPAGIQEGKAIYIKRIDAGERPNVVPAMASCVLGGAPIRLIAQMAEVFAEGAEARLEVSGQDGDIRVTAYGKAAHGARPHLGVNALSFLVAFLNILPLADGAAEQFVYSLAKHLGTEYDGARLGIAGEDELTGPLTLNLGMLKFDGREIWGTLDCRYPICMQGEEIERKLRAAFEAEQMKLEQIQAQPWHYVPEESELVSALKEVYEDCTGKKAECMSTAGATYARAFEQSVAFGPLPVGKENGKHGPNEFLEMRELLDLTQILANAIVKLAAEPQEK is encoded by the coding sequence ATGATACAGTTTCCGGTAGAAAAAGTGAGAGGCCAGATGTGCGCGGATTTGGGCGGGCTGGTCGCCATCGAGAGCCTGAAAGGCGCGCCGGAGCCGGGCAAGCCTTTTGGAAGCGGGCCGTATGATGCGCTTTGCTATATGCTGGAAAAAGCAGAGGGCATGGGCTTTGAAACCAAAAATCTGGAAGGGCATATCGGCTATGCCCAGGCGGGCGGCGGCGCGCAGACTCTGGGCATTTTGGCGCATCTGGATGTTGTCCCGCCGGGAGACGGCTGGGAGAGCGAGCCTTTTTCGCTCTGCATTAAGGGAGAGCGGCTCTATGGCCGGGGCACGGCAGACGACAAAGGCCCTGCCATCGCCGCGCTTTATGCGCTGAAGCTGGTGAAGGACGCGGGCTATCGGCTGAAGAGAACCGTGCGCATCTATTTTGGCTGCGATGAGGAAAGCGGCTGGGGCGATATTGCCTATCTCAAACAGCATGAGCCAGACCCGGAGCTGGTCATCTCCCCGGATGGCGGGTTTCCCATCGTCAACCGGGAAAAGGGTTTGCTGGAACTGCGGCTTTCCCGCCCGGCAGGCATTCAGGAGGGAAAAGCCATCTATATCAAACGCATCGATGCCGGAGAGCGGCCCAACGTCGTCCCGGCTATGGCAAGCTGCGTTTTGGGCGGCGCGCCCATCCGGCTCATCGCGCAGATGGCGGAGGTCTTTGCCGAGGGCGCGGAGGCGAGGCTGGAAGTTTCAGGGCAGGACGGCGATATTCGTGTGACGGCCTATGGCAAAGCTGCCCATGGCGCCCGGCCGCATCTGGGCGTCAATGCGCTGAGCTTCCTGGTGGCCTTTCTCAATATTCTGCCGCTGGCAGACGGCGCGGCCGAGCAGTTTGTCTATTCTCTGGCCAAGCATCTGGGCACGGAATACGACGGCGCGCGACTGGGCATCGCGGGTGAGGACGAGCTGACCGGCCCGCTGACCCTCAACCTGGGCATGCTCAAGTTCGACGGCAGGGAAATTTGGGGGACGCTGGACTGCCGCTATCCCATCTGTATGCAGGGAGAGGAAATTGAGCGGAAACTGCGGGCGGCTTTCGAGGCCGAGCAGATGAAGCTTGAGCAAATTCAGGCCCAGCCCTGGCACTATGTCCCCGAGGAGAGCGAGCTGGTTTCCGCGCTCAAGGAAGTTTACGAGGATTGCACGGGCAAAAAAGCCGAGTGCATGAGCACGGCCGGGGCGACTTACGCCCGGGCGTTTGAGCAGTCTGTGGCATTTGGGCCGCTGCCCGTGGGCAAGGAGAACGGCAAGCATGGCCCCAATGAATTTTTAGAGATGCGCGAGCTTTTGGATCTGACGCAGATCCTGGCAAACGCGATTGTAAAACTGGCGGCAGAACCGCAGGAGAAATAG
- a CDS encoding peptidylprolyl isomerase, with product MIVIEMQNGGKIELELDAKAAPITVENFEKLVREGFYDGLIFHRVISGFMIQGGCPEGTGMGGPGYHIKGEFAANGVENPIKHVRGVISMARAQAPDSAGSQFFIMHADAPYLDGQYAAFGKVVSGMEVVDQIADAVTDYSDRPYDDIVMKRVFIQE from the coding sequence ATGATCGTCATTGAAATGCAAAACGGCGGGAAAATCGAGCTGGAGCTGGACGCGAAGGCCGCGCCCATCACAGTGGAGAACTTTGAAAAGCTGGTGCGGGAAGGGTTTTACGACGGCCTCATCTTCCACCGGGTCATCAGCGGCTTTATGATTCAGGGCGGCTGCCCGGAGGGCACGGGCATGGGCGGCCCAGGGTATCACATCAAGGGCGAATTTGCGGCCAACGGCGTGGAAAATCCGATTAAGCATGTGCGCGGCGTGATCTCCATGGCCCGGGCGCAGGCTCCCGATTCTGCGGGCAGCCAGTTCTTCATCATGCACGCGGATGCGCCCTATCTGGATGGGCAGTATGCGGCGTTTGGCAAAGTGGTCTCGGGCATGGAAGTGGTGGATCAGATTGCGGATGCCGTTACGGATTATTCGGATCGCCCCTATGACGATATCGTCATGAAGCGGGTTTTTATCCAGGAGTAG
- a CDS encoding alpha/beta-type small acid-soluble spore protein yields MARNSSNRANVPEAKEWLNQMKYEIANEQGINLKEGYNGDLTAKENGTVGGYMVKRMIEQYQGK; encoded by the coding sequence ATGGCTAGAAATTCCAGCAACCGTGCTAATGTTCCGGAAGCGAAAGAGTGGCTCAATCAGATGAAGTACGAAATCGCAAACGAACAGGGCATCAACCTGAAAGAAGGCTACAATGGCGATCTCACAGCGAAAGAGAACGGCACTGTCGGCGGCTACATGGTTAAGAGAATGATTGAACAGTATCAGGGCAAATAA
- a CDS encoding SPFH domain-containing protein, giving the protein MGLIKAFGGAARTTLADQWKEFIYCDAMSADVLMQKGQARIGEKSSNTKRSENIISDGSKVAVNEGQCMLIVENGRIVDFCAEPGEYIYQTGTEPSMLDSGWHGLKESFKKVGKRFTFGGQPENDQRVYYINTKEIMGNKVGVGEVPLRDSEFGFTIMLKGYGTYSYRITDPIMFYANVCGNVQDVFRRSQIDEQLKTEVQHNLQPALGKIALKGIAYDQLPLYTNEIADQLNQELTEDWVQNRGISVVAVALASITPDAESARKIAQFQESRVYTNTRMMGARLGGAQANAMENASKNDAGAMTGFMGLGMAQQAGGANVASFFENSPEPAPAAANGWSCPACGSKNSGNFCQNCGAKKPEGGETWTCACGTASQGKFCPNCGAKKPE; this is encoded by the coding sequence ATGGGGCTGATCAAAGCTTTTGGCGGCGCGGCGCGCACGACGCTGGCCGATCAATGGAAGGAATTTATTTACTGCGATGCTATGAGCGCAGATGTGCTCATGCAGAAGGGCCAGGCGCGGATTGGAGAGAAGAGCTCGAACACAAAGCGCAGTGAGAATATCATCTCGGATGGCTCGAAAGTGGCCGTCAACGAGGGGCAGTGCATGCTCATCGTGGAAAACGGCAGAATTGTGGATTTCTGCGCCGAGCCGGGCGAATATATCTACCAGACGGGCACAGAGCCCTCCATGCTGGATAGCGGATGGCATGGCCTCAAAGAGAGCTTTAAGAAGGTGGGTAAGCGCTTTACCTTCGGCGGCCAGCCGGAAAACGACCAGCGGGTCTACTATATCAACACCAAGGAGATCATGGGCAATAAAGTGGGCGTGGGGGAAGTGCCCCTCCGGGACAGCGAGTTTGGCTTTACCATCATGCTCAAAGGCTACGGGACCTATTCCTACCGCATCACAGACCCCATCATGTTCTATGCCAACGTCTGCGGCAACGTGCAGGATGTTTTTCGCAGAAGCCAGATCGACGAGCAGCTCAAAACCGAAGTACAGCATAACCTCCAGCCGGCTCTGGGCAAAATTGCCCTCAAAGGCATCGCTTACGATCAGCTTCCGCTCTATACCAACGAGATCGCGGATCAGCTCAACCAGGAGCTGACCGAGGATTGGGTGCAGAACCGGGGCATCTCGGTGGTGGCTGTGGCGCTGGCATCCATCACGCCGGATGCCGAGAGCGCCAGGAAAATAGCGCAGTTCCAGGAATCCCGGGTTTATACCAATACGCGCATGATGGGTGCGCGGCTGGGCGGCGCGCAGGCAAACGCCATGGAAAACGCATCCAAAAACGATGCCGGCGCGATGACGGGGTTCATGGGCCTGGGCATGGCGCAGCAAGCCGGCGGCGCAAATGTGGCTTCGTTCTTTGAGAATAGCCCGGAGCCTGCACCTGCGGCGGCAAACGGATGGAGCTGCCCGGCCTGCGGCAGCAAAAATTCGGGGAATTTCTGCCAGAACTGCGGCGCCAAAAAGCCGGAGGGCGGCGAAACCTGGACCTGCGCCTGCGGAACGGCCAGCCAGGGGAAATTCTGCCCGAATTGCGGCGCAAAAAAACCAGAGTAA
- a CDS encoding GNAT family protein, whose product MLRLRPYEPGDAQCILAWLRDEFAFRQWSADRYEHYPIAPEEMNAYYEKVKKQDGIFCMTALDEGEVAGHFTLRFPRKADASEARLGFVIVDDKKRGKGYGRQMVCLAVQYAFDVLNVQKVSLGVFENNAPAIGCYRACGFGEVRLEQTEQYSCLGQVWKCIEMQRQR is encoded by the coding sequence ATGCTGAGGCTTAGGCCATATGAGCCGGGCGATGCACAGTGCATCCTGGCATGGCTCAGGGATGAATTTGCCTTTCGGCAATGGAGCGCAGATCGATACGAGCACTATCCCATTGCTCCGGAGGAGATGAACGCATACTATGAGAAAGTAAAAAAGCAAGACGGCATTTTTTGCATGACGGCCCTGGACGAAGGCGAAGTCGCCGGGCATTTCACGCTGCGCTTTCCGCGCAAGGCAGATGCCAGCGAGGCGCGGCTGGGCTTCGTCATCGTGGACGACAAAAAGCGCGGCAAGGGCTATGGCAGGCAGATGGTCTGCCTGGCGGTGCAGTATGCGTTTGATGTTTTAAACGTGCAAAAAGTTTCGCTGGGCGTATTTGAGAATAACGCTCCGGCAATCGGGTGCTATCGGGCCTGCGGGTTTGGAGAGGTGCGACTGGAGCAAACAGAGCAGTACTCTTGCCTGGGGCAGGTATGGAAGTGCATAGAAATGCAGCGGCAGAGATGA
- a CDS encoding alpha/beta-type small acid-soluble spore protein: MASSNNSNRLANDTAQAREKMDNMKYEIANELGVNLKKGYNGDLTSKEAGYVGGYMVKKMIESVEQAHSNK, encoded by the coding sequence ATGGCTAGCAGCAACAACAGCAATCGCCTGGCAAACGATACGGCTCAGGCGCGCGAGAAGATGGATAACATGAAATACGAGATTGCCAATGAGCTGGGCGTCAACCTGAAGAAGGGCTATAACGGCGACCTGACTTCTAAAGAGGCAGGCTATGTTGGCGGCTACATGGTGAAGAAGATGATCGAATCCGTGGAGCAGGCACATTCCAATAAGTAA